The DNA region TGAGCTTTTGTAACATTATTACCATAAGTTATTAAGAGAATAGATGCTTCTTTATTGTTAATAACATGTTCTCATTGCCCAAGATTAAATTCTTTTTTTAAAGGTTGTATAATAATACCTCCTTTTGGATAACGAATAAAAAATGGATCTTGCTTATTTACAAGTGCTAATTTAAATAAATGGTCAAATTCACCACTAGTTGCTGGTTGACTAATAATTGGAATATCACCCATACTATTTAAAAAACCAACATCATAAATCCCATGATGACTATCACCATCACCTGGTGATAAAGCAGCCCGATCAATTAAAAAAATAACAGGTAATCGATTACGAACAACATCGTGTAAAATTTGATCATAAGTTCGTTGCAAAAAACTAGCATACATGCTAACAACAACTGGTTGATGATCTAATGCAAAACCAGATGCTAATGTAATCGCATGTTCTTCAGCCAACCCAACATCAATGCAATATTTTTCATTTTTTAACATAAACTCTTCTAAATAGATTGAAGCTTGCATTGCCGCTGAAATAAAATAAAATTTTTCATGAACAGTATGAAAAACTTTTTCAACTGTTTGCGCAACATAATAACTTCATTCACTAGTTTTAGTATCTTTTAAACTATACGAATGATACTTTTCTTGCTCTGTTTGAGTCAAACCATAACCATAACCCTTTTTTGTTTTAACATGGACAATAACACTACTTGAACTTTTTTTTGCTTGGCGGAAACTTTTGTTTAGTTTTCGAAAGTTATGACCATCAACAGTGCCAATATAATCTAGGTTAAATCCAGCAAATAAGCCTGGGATTGCAAAACTACGAATAATTTTTTCTACTAATAAATGTGCTAATCATAATAATGTCAATGGTGGAATGTATCGTAATACTTTAGAAACCTTACTGGCACTACGATATAATCATCCTGTTCGAACCTTACTAACTGTTGTATGTAAGATATTAACATTTTTTGAAATACTCATCCCATTATCATTCAAAACAACAATAATTTTATTTGAAATCAACCCCAAATGAGTTAAAGCTTCTAACGTTAAGCCATTAGTAAAAGATGCATCACCGATTACACAAATAATATTATTGTATTTTGGATTATAACTATAAGCAATAGCTGTTGATAAACCAGTTCCCGCATGACCATTTGAAATATAATCATATTTGCTTTCGTTAACATGTTGAAATGCCGCTAAACCATCTGGCAAACGAATTGTTGAAAAATGTGTTTTTCGATCAGTCAAAATTTTATAAGCATAGGTTTGATGACCAGTATCAAAAATAATAATATCATTATTATCAATATCAAAAATCTTTAGTAAACTAATTGTTAATTCAACTGTCCCTAAGTTACTAGCCAAATGGCCCCCATTTTTAGTTACTGTTGCAATAATCAGTTGGCGAACATCATTGGCTAATTCAATTAATGCTTTTGTTTTTAAATCTTTTAGATCATAATGACTCTGATAATCTCTTAACTTCATCCTCTAACCTCGCTTAATATTTTTGTAAAAAATAATTAATTTGCTGCACAAAATTATTGAAATATAATGGGGTAATTTCACCAATTAAATAATGACAATTAGCTGTTACATCTAATTTAATTTTATAAATTTCAACATTAGCACTATCCTTAAATAGTTTTTTCATTACTGTTAAGTTAATTAAAAAAACAAGATAATATCCATAGTCAAAATATAATTCAGCATTTTGTTTTTTTATAAAGGGCTGATAGAAAATATTTGCAATAAAATTATATAACAAATCAAAACGATAGTATTTGATAATCTTTGAATCATCAATTTTAACATTTGCAAAAATTTCTTTTTCATAATTTGTAGCAATTTTATTAACTAAAATTTTTTGTTCTAATTCCTCAATTACCTTTAAAATTTGAATTTCTTCACGTTTCACCCTAGGATGACGAATATATTGCATATGATAATAAATTAAAACTAACTTAATTAAAATAATACTATCAAAGTATTCTTTTTCATCAAAATTATTTAAGCGTAGTAAATAAACAAAATTCTTAATTAAAATATCTTTTTCATCAAATGTTTTAAAATCCTTTAAAACAACTCGACTTAATTTTAATTTAAATAATTTTTTCCTAATTTTAATATTGTTTTTTTTAACTCAGCCACTTCGTTCAAAAATTTGTCCTGCCATAATAAATTATTCTTCATCAACTTTAAAATCAGTTGTATTATTATCTTTCACAATTTTAGTGACTTTATCTTTAATATCTCGTAATTTAGTTTCTGCTAATTTAGTTAATTTAATTCCCGTTTCAAAAGCATCAATCGCTTGATCTAATGGTAACTGATTATTTTCTAAATCATTAACGATTTGTTTTAATTGTTCTAAAACTTGTTCAAATGATTTATTCTCTGCCATTTTCTTCACCATCCTTTTTAATTGTTTGTACAATTGACTCAATAATTCCATCTTGCACACGTGTCATTATTATATCATTATTCGTTACTTCTTGAATTGATGTTAACACATTTTTATCATTATTATAAGTAATACTATAACCTCGTGTTAATGTTTTCAACGGACTTAATAAGTCTAATTTACTTAATAAATTATTTTTCGTATATTCAATTGCTAAAATTTGTTGTTGGATTAATGTGGTTAATCTTTGATAATAAGTTTGAATAACATTCTTGTTGGCCAGGAAAAAAGTTTCTTGGCAAACATTAAACTGCTTTACTAATAATTGATAAGAATGTTCTTGTTGACCATACAATGCTTGGGGTTTTGTTAAAACATAACTATTTTTTAATTCTGTTATTTTATCAACAAATTTATCAACTTTTGTTTTAATCGTTGTTATTAAAGTACGTTGTTGATGGTTTAAAAAATTCATTAACTCTTTTTGATCGGGTGTTGCTAATTCAGCTGCTGCGGTTGGGGTTGGTGCTCGTAAATCACTAACAAAATCTGCTAAAGTAAAATCAATTTCATGTCCTACCGCTGATATAACAGGAATTGTTGCTTGAAAAATTGCTTCAACAACTTCCAATTCATTAAAAGCTCATAAATCTTCAATACTACCCCCACCACGACCGACAATCAAGGTATCAATTTTAGGCTCAAAAGTTAAGGCTGCTTTAATATTTTTTCGAATATCATGCTTTGCTTCACTACCTTGAACTAAACTTGGAAATAAATAAATATTAGCTTGTGGATAACGCCGATGAATCGTGGTAATAATATCACGAATAGCTGCTCCAGTTGGGGCTGTTATTACTCCAATATTGGTTGGAAACTGAGGAATTGGTTTTTTTAATGATTGATCAAATCATCCTTTTTTGCTTAATTCTTGCTTTAATGCTTCATACTTTAAAAACAAGTCCCCTACCCCATGTAAAGATAAAGAAACAACTTGTAAACTATACGTTCCCTGCGGTTCATATACTTTAATTGAACCTGTTGCAACAATCTTTAATCCTTCTTTTAATTTAAACTGTAAATTTTTAGCATTAAAAGCAAACATAATTGCCCGAATTTGGGCCTTATCATCTTTAATTGTAAAGTAAATATGTCCTGACGAATGGTTTGTAATATTAGAAATTTCACCTTGTAGAGAAATATTAATAAAATTGGGATTTTGTTCAATTGCTGTTTTTAAATATGCGTTAACTTCACTAACAGTATAAATGTTCTTACTCATAAAACCCCTCCATATGCCATTATCTTCCAATTAATAATATCACTGAAAAGAATAAAAATTAGTTTAAAATTAAACTAATTTTAATAAATATTATTTACTTCTTCTAACTGATCATGATTAATTCGAAACATTTTGTTATTTTGTTCGTCAATAATATAACTATGAATATTATTAGTTGTTTCTTTTTCATTAAGAATTTTTTTTAATAAAAAAGTTTGGTTTAAATAATCAATTTGATATAAGTTACCAAGTGTTGTCATAACATAAGTTACGCCTTTAACAGCAAATAATGAATTTGTTGCTAAATATTCTTCGCCAGGAATAAAACCTTGTTTTAAATTAAGAAAAATTGGGGCTGTTAAATCTAACATTCAATCTGAACCATCATATTGTAAATTAAATAAAATTGGATCTAAGTTTTCTGTTGCCGGATTAATAACAGCAACATATAATTTATTGCGAATTTCAATTACTTGAATTAAAGCAACCGTTAACAAATCTCATTGATCATTTCCTTGTACTTTAATTGCCTTATATTTTGGTTGAGCTAATTGACCATTATTAACTGCTTGTGTTACCATATATAACTGTCTGTTATTTGGATAATGTTGAATAACATTAATTCGCATTGTATTATTTGGAATTTTGTTAATGTTTTTTGGAAATATCATTCGTCCAAGCTGTAATAAGTTTTGATGATTAACAGTATCACAATCTCACTGTAATAATTCTTGATCTGTTGTTTGATAACCCGTCGGTGTTTTTTCAATTGCAATTGCACCTTGACTACCAATTCCTAACATACTATTCTTAGTAATTTGAAAAGCACTGCTTACTGTAAAAACTAAATTATTTTTAATTATTTCATCAGGAGTTAAATATTTTAATGATAATCAGAATGATTGATTAGTTAAAAATTCAAAACTATTATTAATATCATATTTTACTTCAAAAACAATTCCAACCGAAAAACTATGATCATCAAGAATTTGACCATCACGATCTAAAACAGTTGTAATTTTAATGTTCTGAGGGGTAACACCATAAATGTTGTTATCGCCCCCCAAAACATTATAAATAGTATTTACTGCATAAATTTTACCTTCAGTTAAAGTTACTTTATTCTTATCAATTTCAATTTCTTGATATGTTTTAACTGTATTGGTAACCTTTTGAACTGCCAATGCTAATGTATTTTTTTGTTCGGGATATAGATTATCATTCTTTGTACAACTTATTAATGTTAAAGGTAACCCTAACATTAACGTTCCAACTGTCAAAATTGTTCATATTTTTTTCATTGGTTCTAACTCCTATTCATCACTTAATGTGACAATTGTTTGAATTGGTAACTGGTTAATTTTTCTTGTTGATAAAACAAATGTTAAGGCAAAAATCACACTAATAATTCCAAAAATCGCAATAAATAATAATCACGGCATTGGTAAACTTAATGGCAAACTAATCGCTTGTAACCCCATTTTAACGGCAAAATAAACCGCTGTTCAAACTAAGAAAAAGCCTAGTAATCAACCTAAAATGGCAAAGGGAATAAAAATTGCTAATGTCATACTATTAATTTCTCCACGCCGGTAACCAAAAACTCGCATTAAAGCAATAAATTTTGTATATCGTTCCATAAAAACATCTGTTACTAAGAAAATAATAATAACTGCTGTTAAAATAATAATCGATACCATTGCTCCTGCTAACACAGTTGTAAAATAACTTAACTGATTAACAACTTGTTTCTTATTATATAAATAATCAACTTTACCAACTGCCGAACTGAAAAAAGTTAAACCATCATTTAGCGAATTATCCGCGCTAACAGAAGATAACACATAGCGTTGAAATTGATCAGCAGGTTGGATTGCTTTCGTATATTTACCATTAAATCATTGGGAACTATCTTGATATCCAAGAACATGATTTGCTCATTTTTGATCTAAAAAAATTCGAGCTTGATCATAAGAATGTTGGACTCCAACCACCTTAAATTGATAATTAGATAAGACATTAAAATTAGATGTTGTTACTCGCAACAGTCCTAATTTCAAAGCTTGCCCATACCAATTTTTAGCAAAACCACCATTTACTAAATCAATCAATGATTTTAAAGGATGGTCAAAATCTAAATCATATGCACCTATAACATAGTTATTTTGTTCAATTTTAGTTACTTTATTATTTAATAAATCAACTTTCATTGGACCACTTTCTGGATTAATATCAATCTTGTCTTGACTTCAAGCATGCGCATCAATCATATTAACTGGTAAATTTAATTTTAAACCACTAATTGAAGCATATGGCTGATTAACATTTGTTCCTCACTGGTCATTATTAGTCCCCGTTAATAAAGAATTTGTTAAATGTGATAGATTTAAAGTTCAAGGGTTATTTGTAATATTACCATTTTGATAAGTTCATCATTCAGGTTTAATATCATAATATTGTTGGTCTTTACCTAAATATTGCAGTCGTGGTTGATTGGTATAAAAATTAATAATATCATTCAATCTTAAATTATATTTTACCGCTGCTGAATCATTAATTGCAATTGGAATTGTTTTATTCTGTTTTGAAGGAACTT from Spiroplasma sp. NBRC 100390 includes:
- the xseA gene encoding exodeoxyribonuclease VII large subunit, which produces MSKNIYTVSEVNAYLKTAIEQNPNFINISLQGEISNITNHSSGHIYFTIKDDKAQIRAIMFAFNAKNLQFKLKEGLKIVATGSIKVYEPQGTYSLQVVSLSLHGVGDLFLKYEALKQELSKKGWFDQSLKKPIPQFPTNIGVITAPTGAAIRDIITTIHRRYPQANIYLFPSLVQGSEAKHDIRKNIKAALTFEPKIDTLIVGRGGGSIEDLWAFNELEVVEAIFQATIPVISAVGHEIDFTLADFVSDLRAPTPTAAAELATPDQKELMNFLNHQQRTLITTIKTKVDKFVDKITELKNSYVLTKPQALYGQQEHSYQLLVKQFNVCQETFFLANKNVIQTYYQRLTTLIQQQILAIEYTKNNLLSKLDLLSPLKTLTRGYSITYNNDKNVLTSIQEVTNNDIIMTRVQDGIIESIVQTIKKDGEENGRE
- a CDS encoding 1-deoxy-D-xylulose-5-phosphate synthase: MKLRDYQSHYDLKDLKTKALIELANDVRQLIIATVTKNGGHLASNLGTVELTISLLKIFDIDNNDIIIFDTGHQTYAYKILTDRKTHFSTIRLPDGLAAFQHVNESKYDYISNGHAGTGLSTAIAYSYNPKYNNIICVIGDASFTNGLTLEALTHLGLISNKIIVVLNDNGMSISKNVNILHTTVSKVRTGWLYRSASKVSKVLRYIPPLTLLWLAHLLVEKIIRSFAIPGLFAGFNLDYIGTVDGHNFRKLNKSFRQAKKSSSSVIVHVKTKKGYGYGLTQTEQEKYHSYSLKDTKTSEWSYYVAQTVEKVFHTVHEKFYFISAAMQASIYLEEFMLKNEKYCIDVGLAEEHAITLASGFALDHQPVVVSMYASFLQRTYDQILHDVVRNRLPVIFLIDRAALSPGDGDSHHGIYDVGFLNSMGDIPIISQPATSGEFDHLFKLALVNKQDPFFIRYPKGGIIIQPLKKEFNLGQWEHVINNKEASILLITYGNNVTKAQSIITKLATNKIDVINARFINPVDKPMLKQISTNNYQQIIIFEEVINQTGLYAKIIDFLPSKKTNITHYGYQNGLGKNEDNKLEEILQNLIN
- the xseB gene encoding exodeoxyribonuclease VII small subunit; the protein is MAENKSFEQVLEQLKQIVNDLENNQLPLDQAIDAFETGIKLTKLAETKLRDIKDKVTKIVKDNNTTDFKVDEE